The Nostoc sp. 'Lobaria pulmonaria (5183) cyanobiont' genome window below encodes:
- the accD gene encoding acetyl-CoA carboxylase, carboxyltransferase subunit beta — protein sequence MANNEESRGLKSLFDWFANRRKSGSTSLERQEREIADGLWHKCSKCGVLAYTKDLKANQMVCVECGHHNRVDSDERIRQLIDNNTWKPLDEHLRPTDPLEFRDRKLYSDRLRETQDKIGLIDAVRTGLGQINGLPIALGVMDFRFMGGSMGSVVGERLTRMIEQATQRRYPVVIICTSGGARMQEGMLSLMQMAKISAALQRHKDARLLYIPVLTNPTTGGVTASFAMLGDIILAEPKATIGFAGRRVIEQTLREKLPENFQTAEDLLQHGFVDDIVPRTQLKNTLARLIALHQPVLTTPHMVLWETMSLTSTAAE from the coding sequence ATGGCTAACAACGAAGAATCACGTGGTTTAAAGTCTCTATTTGATTGGTTTGCAAATCGACGGAAGTCAGGATCTACCAGCCTCGAACGCCAAGAACGTGAAATTGCTGATGGTTTGTGGCATAAATGTTCTAAGTGTGGTGTGTTGGCATATACAAAAGACCTAAAAGCCAATCAGATGGTTTGTGTCGAATGTGGTCATCACAATCGGGTAGACAGTGATGAGCGCATCCGTCAATTGATAGATAACAATACCTGGAAACCGCTGGATGAGCATTTGCGTCCAACCGACCCGCTGGAATTTCGCGATCGCAAACTCTACAGCGATCGCTTGCGGGAAACACAAGATAAAATTGGCTTAATAGACGCGGTTAGAACTGGTTTAGGTCAAATCAATGGTTTGCCCATTGCCCTTGGAGTTATGGACTTCCGCTTCATGGGTGGTAGTATGGGTTCGGTCGTGGGAGAAAGACTCACCCGGATGATTGAGCAAGCCACTCAACGACGCTATCCTGTAGTTATCATCTGTACCTCCGGTGGCGCGAGAATGCAAGAAGGTATGCTCTCTTTGATGCAGATGGCAAAAATCTCCGCAGCCTTACAGCGCCATAAAGACGCCCGACTATTATATATTCCTGTTTTGACCAACCCGACAACGGGCGGCGTTACCGCTAGTTTTGCAATGTTGGGCGATATAATTTTGGCAGAACCCAAGGCAACGATTGGTTTTGCTGGTCGGCGAGTGATTGAGCAAACCCTGCGGGAAAAACTACCCGAAAATTTCCAGACTGCTGAAGATTTGCTCCAGCATGGTTTTGTTGATGATATTGTACCCCGTACCCAATTAAAGAACACCTTAGCCCGACTGATTGCCCTACACCAGCCTGTACTAACAACACCTCACATGGTGTTGTGGGAAACAATGTCCTTGACTTCTACCGCCGCAGAATAA
- a CDS encoding prepilin peptidase, which translates to MDILFAIPASVIVFALGASIGSFLNVIVYRLPAGLSILWPPSRCPKCLNQLKAYDNVPVFGWISLRGRCRYCKSKISVRYPVVEGVTGIIFLLIFLVFQVSILTIGYWTFCSWLLALSLIDLDTMTLPSPLTQSGLVVGILFQMVAGFLPEGSFVALVNHLMIAIVGAVLGLWLFDAIALLSSIAFGKTAMGTGDPKLAAMMGAWLGWKYLLLASFIACALGALIGISILIMQRSRQKLGQKIPFGPFLALGSVITLFSGEAILSSYLRLFFPAS; encoded by the coding sequence ATGGACATTTTGTTCGCCATCCCGGCGAGTGTAATCGTCTTTGCTTTGGGTGCATCTATTGGTAGTTTTCTCAATGTTATTGTTTATCGCCTACCTGCTGGGTTGTCAATTCTTTGGCCGCCTTCTCGTTGTCCTAAATGCTTAAACCAGCTAAAAGCTTACGACAATGTACCAGTGTTCGGCTGGATTTCCTTAAGAGGGCGGTGTCGATATTGTAAAAGCAAAATTTCTGTCCGTTATCCTGTGGTAGAAGGGGTAACGGGCATAATTTTTTTACTAATTTTTTTGGTATTTCAAGTTTCGATTTTAACAATAGGCTATTGGACTTTTTGCAGTTGGTTATTGGCGCTATCGCTCATCGATTTAGATACAATGACCCTACCCAGTCCACTTACTCAGTCGGGTTTGGTGGTGGGGATTTTGTTTCAAATGGTAGCTGGTTTTCTACCAGAGGGTAGTTTTGTGGCACTGGTAAATCATCTTATGATAGCCATCGTTGGTGCAGTATTGGGCTTATGGTTGTTTGATGCGATCGCCCTATTGAGTTCAATTGCCTTTGGTAAAACTGCAATGGGTACAGGTGACCCCAAGTTAGCAGCCATGATGGGAGCCTGGTTAGGCTGGAAATATTTGCTCTTGGCTAGTTTTATTGCTTGTGCGCTAGGAGCATTAATTGGCATCAGTATTTTGATTATGCAGCGATCGCGACAAAAATTAGGACAAAAGATACCTTTTGGGCCTTTTCTAGCTTTAGGATCTGTGATTACCCTGTTTAGCGGCGAAGCCATTTTGTCTAGCTACCTGCGGTTATTTTTTCCAGCCTCTTGA
- the leuB gene encoding 3-isopropylmalate dehydrogenase yields the protein MTQNYRITLLPGDGIGPEIMAVAVDVLKVVGKQFDLKFEFQEALIGGAAIDATGEPLPSATLDTCRNSDAVLLAAIGGYKWDSLPSNLRPEAGLLGLRAGLGLFANLRPAKILPQLIDASTLKREIVEGVDIMVVRELTGGIYFGKPKGIFATETGEKRGVNTMVYTESEIERIGRVAFEAAKKRGGKLCSVDKANVLEVSQLWRDRITQLSQEYPDIELSHLYVDNAAMQLVRAPKQFDTIVTGNLFGDILSDAAAMLTGSIGMLPSASLGASGPGVFEPVHGSAPDIAGLDKANPLAQVLSVAMMLRYGLDQPKAADHIEQAVLQVLEQGDRTGDIISSGKNLLGCRAMGDALILALEGK from the coding sequence ATGACCCAGAACTACCGCATTACTCTACTCCCCGGCGATGGCATTGGCCCTGAAATTATGGCAGTGGCGGTAGATGTGCTAAAAGTCGTAGGCAAGCAATTTGATCTGAAGTTTGAATTCCAAGAAGCCCTCATCGGTGGTGCAGCAATTGATGCCACAGGGGAACCCCTACCATCTGCCACTCTCGATACTTGCCGTAACAGTGATGCTGTGTTACTTGCTGCGATTGGTGGTTACAAGTGGGATTCCCTGCCATCCAATTTACGCCCAGAAGCAGGTTTGTTAGGACTACGCGCAGGTTTGGGATTATTTGCCAATTTGCGCCCAGCGAAAATTTTGCCCCAGCTAATCGACGCCTCCACTTTGAAACGCGAAATTGTCGAAGGCGTAGATATTATGGTGGTGCGTGAACTCACTGGTGGGATTTACTTCGGTAAACCTAAAGGGATTTTTGCTACAGAAACTGGTGAAAAACGCGGTGTAAATACAATGGTTTACACCGAATCAGAAATTGAACGTATTGGGCGAGTGGCGTTTGAAGCAGCAAAAAAACGCGGTGGAAAACTTTGTTCGGTGGATAAGGCGAACGTATTAGAAGTATCTCAGTTATGGCGCGATCGCATCACCCAACTTTCTCAAGAATATCCAGATATCGAACTCTCTCATTTATATGTAGATAATGCTGCTATGCAGTTAGTACGCGCTCCCAAGCAGTTCGACACCATAGTTACAGGTAATTTGTTTGGTGATATTCTCTCTGATGCTGCCGCCATGCTCACAGGTAGTATTGGGATGTTACCCTCAGCTAGTTTGGGCGCTTCTGGGCCTGGTGTATTTGAACCAGTCCACGGTTCCGCCCCAGATATCGCCGGACTTGATAAGGCAAATCCTCTAGCACAGGTTTTGAGTGTGGCGATGATGTTACGCTACGGTTTAGACCAGCCAAAAGCAGCAGATCACATCGAACAAGCCGTATTGCAAGTTTTAGAACAAGGCGATCGCACCGGGGATATAATTTCTTCAGGAAAAAACCTTTTAGGTTGCCGCGCTATGGGCGATGCACTGATTTTAGCTCTTGAAGGTAAATAA
- a CDS encoding cation-translocating P-type ATPase, with the protein MTADTIATNTFAQTTKDLLNYEWHTLGEQKVVQTLASHPEAGLTHEEATKRHQQMGANQLTAKSGKSPWLRFLEQFNQPLLYILLTAGVVTLLLRDWIDAGVIFAVTLINVIISYIQESKAEGAIAALSKAVTTEATLIRDGQKTRLASTELVVGDLVLLASGDKVPADLRLLSVRGLQVDESALTGESVPVEKATASLAVETPLAERSNMVYAGSFVSFGQAEGIVIAIADATETGRISQLIESSTNLKTPLTRNIDKFSKTLLYVILGLAALTFAVGLGQGESWIDVFKASVALVVSAIPEGLPAIVTVTLAIGVSRMARRKAIIRKLPAVETLGSTTVICSDKTGTLTENQMTVQKIYAGGQHYTVSGIGYAPDGEILMDQQPVDFNADGHIALWESLEAGLLCNDSHIEWGDGQWDLVGTPTEGALITAANKAGLTQGNLEQLRRIDTIPFESQFQYMATLHELDAKRSLNVIYLKGSVEAILQRCDRMFDAQGQLARLNPAAVEQEVADMANQGLRVLAFASKEVATKRSLDRNDIDRGLVFLGLQGIIDPPREEAIAAVKACQSAGIQVKMITGDHALTAAAIARQMGICSTEAQVFTGRQLAQMDEKEFAQAAEQGMVFARVAPEQKLHLVKALQSQGEIVAMTGDGVNDAPALKQADIGVAMGIAGAEVAKESADMLLTDDNFASIEAAVEEGRGVYRNLRKAIAFLLPINVGESMTILIAILLATVLPILPIQILWLNMVSSVGLIVPLAFEPKSGQVMQQPPRNPREKLLSGSLLKRILAISVFNWVVIFGVFQWILQTTGNEALARTMAINGLVAAEVFYLLSITQFLPSLVVRIQGKRTPVAYAPAIGIVVVVILQCLFSQWSMMNQVFDTTPLTFIQALICMGVGFPVVFIALILQRFDPLN; encoded by the coding sequence ATGACAGCAGATACGATCGCTACAAATACTTTTGCCCAGACAACAAAAGATTTACTCAACTATGAATGGCATACTCTGGGTGAACAAAAGGTTGTGCAAACGTTAGCCAGCCATCCGGAAGCAGGTTTGACCCATGAAGAAGCTACCAAACGACACCAGCAGATGGGTGCAAATCAACTGACTGCTAAAAGTGGAAAAAGTCCTTGGCTACGATTTTTAGAGCAATTTAATCAACCACTACTATATATTTTGCTGACGGCGGGAGTAGTAACGCTGCTGCTGCGAGATTGGATAGATGCGGGAGTAATTTTTGCCGTCACCCTAATTAATGTCATCATTAGCTACATTCAAGAATCGAAAGCAGAAGGTGCGATCGCTGCTCTATCCAAAGCCGTCACTACCGAAGCAACTTTGATTCGCGATGGTCAAAAAACCCGTCTGGCTTCGACTGAACTTGTTGTTGGTGATTTGGTATTGCTGGCATCTGGGGATAAAGTACCTGCGGATCTGCGGCTATTAAGTGTGCGTGGGTTGCAAGTTGACGAGTCTGCCTTAACAGGCGAATCCGTTCCGGTGGAGAAAGCAACGGCATCGCTAGCTGTCGAAACACCGTTAGCTGAACGAAGCAATATGGTGTACGCAGGAAGTTTCGTTAGTTTTGGACAGGCAGAAGGGATTGTAATAGCGATCGCAGATGCCACTGAAACCGGTCGCATCTCGCAGTTAATTGAAAGCAGCACAAATCTGAAAACACCGCTGACACGAAATATTGACAAGTTTAGCAAAACCTTGCTGTATGTCATTTTAGGTTTGGCTGCTCTGACATTTGCAGTCGGATTAGGACAAGGCGAATCTTGGATTGATGTTTTCAAAGCGAGTGTAGCTCTGGTAGTCAGCGCGATTCCAGAAGGATTGCCTGCGATCGTTACCGTCACTTTAGCGATCGGAGTTTCCCGGATGGCACGACGTAAAGCGATTATTCGCAAGCTACCCGCTGTGGAAACCTTGGGAAGTACCACTGTTATCTGCTCTGACAAAACTGGGACGTTAACTGAAAATCAGATGACGGTTCAAAAGATTTATGCGGGTGGGCAACACTACACCGTTAGCGGTATTGGTTATGCCCCAGATGGTGAAATCCTAATGGATCAACAGCCTGTTGATTTCAATGCAGATGGACATATTGCTCTTTGGGAATCCCTGGAAGCAGGATTGCTCTGCAATGATTCTCACATCGAATGGGGAGATGGACAGTGGGACTTAGTAGGAACCCCAACCGAAGGAGCATTAATTACGGCTGCCAATAAAGCGGGATTGACGCAAGGGAATCTAGAGCAATTACGTAGAATAGACACCATTCCCTTTGAGTCGCAATTCCAGTACATGGCGACTTTGCATGAATTAGATGCAAAGCGATCGCTGAATGTGATTTATCTCAAAGGTTCTGTAGAGGCAATTCTCCAACGATGCGATCGCATGTTCGATGCTCAAGGACAACTCGCTCGTCTCAATCCTGCCGCAGTGGAACAGGAAGTTGCTGATATGGCAAACCAAGGGTTACGAGTGCTAGCTTTTGCCAGCAAAGAAGTTGCCACTAAGCGATCCTTGGATCGTAATGATATTGATCGAGGACTGGTGTTTCTGGGACTTCAGGGCATAATCGATCCGCCGCGTGAGGAAGCGATCGCCGCAGTAAAAGCCTGTCAATCTGCCGGAATTCAGGTAAAAATGATTACAGGCGACCATGCACTCACAGCAGCTGCGATCGCCCGCCAAATGGGAATTTGCTCGACTGAAGCACAAGTTTTCACCGGACGGCAATTAGCTCAGATGGATGAAAAAGAATTCGCCCAAGCGGCTGAACAAGGTATGGTATTTGCGCGAGTTGCCCCAGAACAAAAATTGCATCTGGTGAAAGCGTTGCAGTCTCAGGGTGAAATTGTTGCCATGACTGGAGATGGTGTAAATGATGCTCCCGCTCTCAAACAGGCAGATATTGGTGTAGCGATGGGCATAGCCGGGGCAGAGGTGGCCAAAGAATCGGCGGATATGCTTCTAACTGACGATAACTTCGCTTCAATAGAAGCTGCTGTGGAGGAAGGACGTGGTGTTTATCGCAACTTGCGAAAAGCGATCGCCTTCTTGCTGCCGATCAACGTTGGAGAATCCATGACGATTTTGATTGCCATTCTCCTGGCAACTGTGCTTCCCATCTTACCAATCCAAATTCTCTGGTTGAACATGGTCAGTTCAGTAGGGTTGATTGTTCCCCTCGCCTTTGAGCCAAAATCTGGACAGGTGATGCAGCAACCACCACGCAACCCTAGAGAAAAGCTTTTATCAGGTAGTTTACTTAAGCGCATATTAGCGATTTCTGTTTTCAATTGGGTGGTAATTTTTGGGGTGTTTCAATGGATACTTCAAACTACAGGCAATGAAGCCTTAGCTCGCACGATGGCAATTAATGGATTGGTGGCAGCAGAAGTCTTTTACCTGTTAAGCATTACCCAGTTTTTACCATCTCTAGTCGTGAGAATCCAAGGTAAACGCACACCCGTAGCTTATGCACCTGCGATCGGAATTGTGGTTGTGGTGATTTTACAATGTCTGTTCAGTCAGTGGAGCATGATGAATCAAGTGTTTGACACCACACCTTTGACATTTATCCAAGCTCTCATTTGCATGGGTGTAGGTTTCCCAGTGGTGTTTATAGCTCTGATCTTGCAGCGTTTCGATCCGCTCAACTAG